The Chroicocephalus ridibundus chromosome 2, bChrRid1.1, whole genome shotgun sequence genome includes a region encoding these proteins:
- the NSMAF gene encoding protein FAN isoform X2, which produces MLQWQRGHISNYQYLLHLNNLADRSCNDLSQYPVFPWIIADYSSSVLDLTKPETFRDLSKPIGALNKERLDRLLARYQEMPEPKFMYGSHYSSPGYVLFYLVRVAPEYMLCLQNGKFDHADRMFNSLAETWKNCLDGATDFKELIPEFYENDSSFLVNTLKLDLGKRQGGKMVEDVELPPWASGPDDFLQKSQEALESQYVSEHLHEWIDIIFGYKQKGSEAVSAHNVFHPLTYEGGVDLNSIMDPNEKVALLTQILEFGQTPKQLFTIPHPRRIVPKLKSLSRTSSHSVSIAESPVSPNEESFEDLTEESITLAWNNIAKLKLDERYKIHKEAITGIAVTCNGSSVFTTSQDSTLKMFSKESKTIQRSVSFSNMALSSCLILPGDTTVISSSWDNHIYFYSIAFGRQQDVLMGHDDAVSKICWRDGRLYSASWDSTVKVWHCVPGETLSNKKHHFELLAELEHDVSVNTIDLNAANTMLASGTKEGTISVWDVPTATVLHQLPCHSGTVFDAAFSPDSRHLLSTGEDCCFKVIDVQTGMLISSVTAGEPQRCFKWDGNTILSGSQSGELMIWDILGGKVIERIKGHTGAVMSMWMNEQCNSVITGGEDKQIMFWKLQY; this is translated from the exons ATCTGACAAAGCCTGAAACATTCCGTGACCTTAGTAAACCAATTGGTGCCCTGAATAAGGAAAGGCTGGATAGATTATTG GCACGTTATCAGGAAATGCCAGAGCCGAAATTCATGTATGGGAGCCATTATTCATCTCCgggttatgttttgttttatctcGTTAGAGTTG caCCAGAGTACATGCTCTGTCTGCAGAATGGGAAGTTTGATCACGCTGACAGAATGTTCAACAG TCTTGCAGAAACCTGGAAAAACTGTTTGGATGGTGCAACAGATTTCAAAGAG ttgaTTCCagaattttatgaaaatgatTCTAGTTTTCTAGTAAACACTTTGAAGTTGGACTTAGGAAAAAGGCAGGGTGGAAAGATGGTTGAAGATGTAGAGCTTCCCCCTTGGGCATCAG GTCCCGATGACTTTCTTCAGAAGAGCCAAGAGGCTTTAGAAAGTCAGTATGTGTCGGAACATCTTCATGAATGGATTGACATAATATTTGGCTACAAGCAGAAAGGAAGTGAAGCAGTTTCAGCTCACAATG tgtttcacccATTAACTTATGAAGGAGGAGTGGATTTAAACAG TATTATGGACCCCAATGAAAAAGTAGCTCTGCTGACACAAATCTTGGAGTTTGGACAGACGCCAAAACAGTTGTTTACAATTCCTCATCCCCGAAGGATAGTACCGAAGCTGAAAAGCTTGTCTCGAACATCTAGTCACAGTGTTTCCATAGCTGAGTCTCCAG TTTCTCCAAATGAAGAATCATTTGAAGATTTGACAGAAGAAAGTATAACACTTGCTTGGAACAATATTGCCAAACTAAAATTAGATGAGCGATATAAAATTCACAAAGA GGCAATTACTGGAATAGCAGTCACTTGCAATGGGTCTTCTGTTTTCACTACATCCCAAG ATTCAACTTTGAAGATGTTTTCCAAAGAATCAAAAACAATCCAGAGAAGTGTGTCTTTTTCAAACATG gctttgTCATCTTGTCTGATCTTACCAGGAGATACCACTGTTATAAGTTCTTCATGGGACAATcatat ATATTTTTATTCAATTGCATTTGGAAGACAGCAAGACGTCTTAATGGGACATGATGATGCAGTCAGTAAGATCTGTTGGCGTGATGGGCGTTTATATTCTGCATCTTGGGATTCCACTGTGAAG GTGTGGCACTGTGTTCCTGGAGAGACCTTGAGCAATAAAAAACACCACTTTGAACTGCTTGCAGAGTTGGAACATGATGTTAGT GTCAATACAATCGACCTTAATGCTGCAAATACTATGTTAGCATCTGGAACCAAAGAGGGTACCATTAGTGTCTGGGATGTTCCTACAGCAACAGTGTTGCACCAGTTGCCATGTCATTCTGGGACTGTGTTTGATGCTGCTTTTAGTCCTG ACAGCAGACATCTACTCAGCACAGGAGAGGACTGTTGTTTTAAAGTAATAGATGTCCAAACTGGAATGCTTATATCTTCTGTAACTGCTGGTGAGCCACAGAG GTGCTTCAAATGGGACGGAAATACCATCTTATCAGGAAGTCAATCTGGTGAATTAATGATTTGGGACATTCTTGGAGGAAAAGTTATTGAAAGAATCAAAGGACATACGG gtgCTGTAATGTCCATGTGGATGAATGAACAGTGCAACAGTGTTATTACAGGAGGGGAAGACAAACAAATCATGTTCTGGAAACTGCAATACTAA